The following are encoded together in the Drosophila sechellia strain sech25 chromosome 3R, ASM438219v1, whole genome shotgun sequence genome:
- the LOC116801779 gene encoding metallothionein-2, translating to MPCKGCGNNCQCSAGKCGGNCAGNSQCQCAAKTGAKCCQAK from the exons atGCCTTGCAAGGGATGTGGAAACA ACTGCCAGTGCTCAGCCGGAAAGTGCGGAGGTAACTGCGCCGGAAACAGCCAATGCCAATGCGCCGCCAAGACGGGAGCCAAGTGCTGTCAGGCCAAGTGA
- the LOC6619261 gene encoding metallothionein-4, with amino-acid sequence MGCKACGTNCQCSATKCGDNCACSQQCQCSCKNGPKDKCCSTKN; translated from the exons ATGGGTTGCAAGGCTTGTGGAACAA ACTGCCAGTGCTCCGCCACCAAGTGCGGCGACAACTGCGCCTGCAGCCAGCAGTGCCAGTGCTCCTGCAAGAACGGACCCAAGGACAAGTGCTGCTCCACCAAAAACTAG